One window of Dehalobacterium formicoaceticum genomic DNA carries:
- a CDS encoding class I SAM-dependent methyltransferase, with protein sequence MEKKIFHNFFQGMQTEPFAIRYWDGTEEKYGQGEPGIKVIFHDKIPETKLLKDVSLAFGEAYMDGVIDFEGDLQEIIEAVYQGSNSFLEKKTFKELKGFFRPKGTSLKQQEKDIQHHYDLGNDFYALWLDETMSYSCAYFETPEDTLYQAQLNKIGYILKKLQLHPGEKILDIGSGWGWLIIRAAQQYGVEALGITLSKEQHQKTKERIEELGLTSQVDVRLMDFRDLAKSGEKFDKVVSVGMIEHVGHVNLPKYFAAVDKLLAPHGLSMLHSITGLIEGPVDKWIIKYIFPGGYIPSIRELIGQLPDYNFHLLDVESLRLHYAQTLDHWSKNFEKHVDFVQEKYGERFVRMWRLYLNACAASFRKSGLNIHQIIFSKGLNNSLEMTRSFLYK encoded by the coding sequence TCGGTACTGGGATGGTACGGAGGAAAAATACGGTCAGGGAGAGCCGGGGATTAAAGTTATTTTCCATGATAAGATTCCTGAAACTAAACTTTTAAAAGATGTTTCCTTAGCTTTTGGGGAGGCTTACATGGATGGGGTGATCGATTTTGAAGGTGACTTGCAGGAAATTATTGAAGCGGTCTATCAAGGAAGCAATTCTTTTTTAGAAAAGAAAACATTTAAGGAGCTTAAAGGTTTTTTTCGTCCAAAAGGGACTTCCCTTAAGCAGCAGGAAAAGGACATTCAACATCATTATGATTTAGGAAATGATTTTTATGCTCTTTGGCTGGATGAAACCATGAGTTATTCCTGTGCTTACTTTGAGACCCCAGAGGATACTTTATACCAGGCTCAACTAAATAAGATTGGCTATATTTTAAAAAAACTCCAGCTCCATCCCGGGGAAAAAATCTTGGACATTGGGAGCGGCTGGGGCTGGTTAATTATCCGGGCGGCCCAGCAATATGGGGTTGAGGCATTGGGTATTACCTTGAGTAAGGAGCAGCATCAAAAAACTAAGGAGCGTATTGAGGAACTGGGTTTAACAAGTCAGGTAGATGTACGACTTATGGACTTCCGTGATTTGGCGAAAAGCGGAGAAAAATTTGACAAGGTGGTGAGTGTAGGCATGATCGAGCATGTGGGTCATGTAAATTTACCTAAATACTTTGCCGCGGTAGATAAGCTTTTGGCGCCTCATGGATTATCCATGTTACATAGCATTACCGGTCTGATTGAAGGCCCCGTCGATAAATGGATAATTAAATATATTTTCCCGGGGGGCTATATTCCTTCAATTCGTGAATTAATCGGGCAGCTTCCGGATTATAATTTTCACTTGCTGGATGTGGAAAGTTTGCGTTTGCACTATGCCCAGACTCTTGATCATTGGTCAAAAAACTTTGAAAAGCATGTGGATTTTGTCCAGGAAAAATACGGAGAACGCTTTGTACGTATGTGGCGCTTATATTTAAATGCCTGTGCCGCTTCTTTCCGGAAATCAGGATTAAATATTCATCAGATCATCTTTTCTAAAGGATTGAATAATAGTCTGGAAATGACCAGGTCCTTTCTTTATAAATAA
- a CDS encoding nitroreductase family protein, with amino-acid sequence MDVFEAIEKRKSVRAYTPEQISQEALTKIVDAGQCPPNAGPYQISVLQNSEFIKKLNNLTADAMRNSGNEFFISRISLPGYEPLYGAPTVILLSEPIGSPFSGVNTALAAENMLLAATGLGLASCYLFTPTLAFAGDKTGALAKEAGIQEGYAVTCAVIVGYSGEKLLPHPPERKKASSITSNNFV; translated from the coding sequence ATGGATGTATTTGAAGCCATTGAAAAAAGAAAAAGCGTCCGTGCTTATACGCCGGAGCAAATTTCCCAGGAGGCTTTGACCAAAATCGTTGACGCCGGTCAATGCCCGCCCAATGCCGGGCCATATCAGATTTCTGTTTTGCAGAACTCTGAATTTATCAAAAAGCTGAACAACTTAACGGCTGATGCTATGCGTAATTCCGGTAATGAGTTTTTTATCAGCAGAATTTCCCTCCCTGGATACGAACCCCTTTATGGAGCTCCTACCGTGATCCTCTTGTCTGAACCCATAGGCAGCCCCTTTAGCGGCGTAAATACCGCTTTAGCTGCTGAAAATATGCTTTTAGCAGCAACTGGTCTTGGTCTGGCAAGCTGCTACCTCTTTACCCCCACATTAGCCTTCGCCGGAGATAAAACAGGCGCCCTGGCGAAAGAAGCAGGCATTCAAGAAGGCTATGCCGTTACCTGCGCTGTCATTGTCGGTTACTCGGGGGAGAAGCTTTTACCTCACCCACCAGAGAGAAAAAAGGCGTCGTCAATTACGTCAAATAATTTCGTGTAG
- a CDS encoding MaoC/PaaZ C-terminal domain-containing protein, translating into MYFEDLIIGQKFSLGEITLTEEEIHRFAEEFDPLPIHVDPEFAKESIYGGIIASGFHTLCVLYGKWVKTKMISGEIIGGLGFDYLKWTAPVRANDILHGEWEIVDKIPSSKKGRGIFGMKITAWNQENQMVITCQIKALIKSRS; encoded by the coding sequence ATGTATTTTGAGGATCTGATTATTGGACAAAAGTTTTCCTTGGGAGAGATTACTTTGACTGAGGAAGAAATTCACAGATTTGCCGAGGAGTTTGACCCCTTACCCATTCATGTGGATCCGGAATTTGCCAAGGAATCCATTTACGGAGGGATTATTGCTTCCGGTTTTCATACCTTGTGTGTACTCTACGGTAAATGGGTAAAAACGAAAATGATTTCCGGGGAAATTATCGGCGGACTGGGTTTTGATTATCTGAAATGGACAGCCCCGGTGCGGGCTAATGATATTTTGCACGGTGAGTGGGAGATTGTCGACAAAATTCCCTCTTCAAAAAAAGGACGTGGCATCTTTGGCATGAAGATTACCGCTTGGAATCAGGAAAATCAGATGGTGATCACTTGTCAGATTAAGGCGTTAATCAAAAGCCGGTCATAA
- a CDS encoding FAD-dependent oxidoreductase — MEIDRKMIKETFIKSPQSYWLDSTPTTNYSRLEEDIKVDVAIIGGGMAGISCAYFLKKEGLKVAVLEGDHVLTGTTGHTTAKITSQHHLIYAKIKNQMGKELARQYGEANETAIRMIETIIREHHIDCDFVPQPAFIYTQQDQYVEQIQDEVDAASGIGIEASYVEDIPFPSIPIKAGIRFDGQAQFHPRKYLLPLAESIPGGGSHIFEQSRVVDIDGGKPYVIITDQGKRVTAEKLIIASHYPCYNKAGLYMTRIYQDRSYVIAIKSRDQFPGGMYISAEDPARSLRAQRTDLGELILVGGESHKTGQGVDTQGHYGALIQFAGDHFQVEGIPYRWSAQDCMTLDGISYIGQFTSKTPNMYLATGFAKWGMTNSTVAAMLLRDLIITGKSPWQDVYHPSRGTITSSAKNFIVENFDVAKHFIGGKTAPLPQDVEIEAGEGKIIEKNGQRTGAYRDEEGVLHLVDTTCTHLGCELNWNSAEKSWDCPCHGSRFSYQGAIIDGPTVKPLEPLEPQEP; from the coding sequence ATGGAGATCGATAGAAAAATGATCAAGGAGACGTTTATCAAGTCACCTCAATCCTATTGGTTGGATTCAACTCCAACAACGAATTATTCCCGTTTAGAAGAAGATATCAAGGTTGATGTGGCGATTATCGGGGGAGGTATGGCGGGAATTTCCTGCGCCTATTTTCTCAAAAAAGAAGGTCTGAAGGTAGCTGTTCTGGAGGGAGATCATGTTCTCACGGGAACAACAGGCCATACCACAGCCAAAATCACTTCACAGCATCATCTGATTTACGCTAAGATCAAGAATCAAATGGGTAAAGAGCTGGCCCGTCAGTATGGGGAGGCCAATGAAACAGCGATCCGCATGATCGAAACCATCATTCGGGAACATCATATTGACTGTGATTTTGTGCCCCAGCCTGCCTTTATATATACTCAACAGGATCAATATGTAGAGCAAATTCAGGATGAAGTTGATGCGGCTTCCGGTATAGGGATAGAAGCTTCCTATGTGGAGGATATCCCCTTCCCCTCCATCCCCATCAAAGCTGGAATACGTTTTGACGGTCAAGCTCAATTCCATCCCCGGAAGTACCTCCTTCCTTTAGCAGAAAGTATTCCCGGAGGGGGAAGTCATATCTTTGAGCAAAGCAGAGTGGTGGATATCGATGGGGGAAAACCTTATGTGATCATCACCGATCAGGGAAAACGGGTGACGGCAGAAAAGCTGATTATTGCTTCCCATTATCCTTGTTACAATAAAGCCGGCTTATATATGACCCGTATTTACCAGGATCGTTCCTATGTGATAGCCATCAAATCCCGGGACCAATTTCCCGGGGGTATGTACATTTCAGCAGAGGATCCGGCACGTTCTCTCCGTGCTCAAAGAACAGACTTGGGTGAGCTGATTTTGGTAGGGGGAGAATCCCATAAGACCGGCCAAGGGGTGGATACCCAAGGACATTATGGTGCCTTGATTCAATTTGCCGGGGATCATTTTCAGGTGGAAGGGATTCCTTATCGATGGTCGGCCCAGGATTGCATGACCCTGGATGGGATCTCATATATCGGGCAATTTACGTCCAAGACGCCAAATATGTATCTTGCCACCGGTTTTGCCAAATGGGGAATGACCAACAGTACCGTTGCAGCAATGCTGCTGCGGGATTTAATTATCACCGGAAAGAGTCCCTGGCAGGATGTGTATCATCCTAGCAGAGGGACGATTACATCTTCTGCTAAAAATTTTATTGTGGAAAATTTCGATGTTGCCAAGCATTTCATCGGAGGAAAAACAGCTCCTTTACCCCAGGATGTGGAAATCGAAGCGGGGGAAGGAAAAATCATCGAAAAAAATGGGCAGAGGACCGGTGCTTATCGGGATGAAGAGGGAGTTCTCCATCTGGTGGATACCACCTGCACCCACTTAGGTTGCGAATTAAACTGGAATTCAGCGGAAAAATCATGGGATTGTCCTTGCCATGGTTCCAGATTCTCGTATCAGGGAGCAATTATTGACGGACCTACCGTGAAGCCATTGGAACCATTGGAACCACAGGAACCATAA
- a CDS encoding 4Fe-4S dicluster domain-containing protein: MKNIIVVDAQKCVSCHSCEISCCIAHSQSKNIYQAIFEKPLAKKRVVVEKYGAFSVPLQCRHCEDAPCVQICPTKAMHREAGADAVLINEELCIGCKWCLQACPFGAITLGDGEKAILKCDLCIIRTEQGLQPACVDACPTKALKYLSVDQFTKEKRRGFLVDFFG, encoded by the coding sequence ATGAAGAATATTATTGTTGTTGATGCCCAAAAGTGTGTCAGCTGCCATAGCTGTGAGATTAGCTGCTGTATAGCTCATTCCCAGTCAAAGAATATTTATCAGGCTATTTTTGAAAAACCCTTAGCCAAAAAGCGGGTCGTAGTTGAGAAGTATGGCGCATTCAGCGTGCCTCTTCAATGTCGTCATTGTGAGGATGCACCCTGCGTACAAATTTGTCCCACCAAAGCGATGCATAGGGAAGCAGGAGCCGATGCTGTTTTAATCAATGAAGAACTGTGCATCGGCTGTAAATGGTGCCTTCAGGCTTGCCCTTTTGGTGCCATTACTTTAGGAGATGGGGAAAAGGCGATTTTAAAATGTGACCTGTGTATTATTAGAACGGAACAAGGGTTGCAGCCTGCTTGTGTGGACGCATGCCCAACTAAAGCCTTAAAATATTTATCAGTTGATCAGTTTACCAAGGAGAAGAGGAGGGGATTTCTGGTAGACTTTTTTGGTTGA
- a CDS encoding complex I 24 kDa subunit family protein has translation MVDEIKKGLQVTMQINIEKVDQIIGKYQEDSSALIRLLQEINREFRYLPKEALLRVAEKLDIPLSQLYSMATFYKSFKLTPSGQHEIHVCMGTACHVRGAQKILDTLTQKLHILPGETTADGQYTLETVNCLGACALGPLVTIDGKYTGKLKPKDAEKLVGGLYEKNSESS, from the coding sequence TTGGTTGATGAAATCAAAAAAGGTCTCCAGGTTACGATGCAGATAAACATCGAAAAAGTAGATCAAATCATCGGCAAATACCAAGAAGATTCCTCCGCTTTGATCCGGTTGCTCCAGGAAATTAACCGGGAGTTCCGTTACCTTCCTAAGGAAGCTTTGCTACGGGTAGCGGAGAAACTAGACATTCCCTTAAGTCAGCTTTACAGTATGGCGACCTTTTATAAGAGCTTCAAACTGACACCCAGCGGGCAGCATGAAATCCATGTTTGTATGGGTACGGCCTGCCATGTACGAGGCGCCCAGAAGATCCTGGATACCTTGACTCAAAAACTGCACATCCTGCCCGGGGAAACAACTGCCGACGGACAATACACTCTTGAAACGGTGAATTGCCTGGGTGCCTGTGCCTTAGGTCCTCTGGTGACCATTGACGGCAAATATACCGGAAAACTAAAGCCTAAGGATGCAGAAAAGCTGGTGGGAGGTCTTTATGAAAAAAATTCAGAATCTTCATGA
- a CDS encoding 2Fe-2S iron-sulfur cluster-binding protein, producing MMQLTIDGQVLDAKEDMTILELANRQGIYIPQLCYHPALSNFGACRICIVEIEKDGKTKIEAACTYPAEEGVVVRTNSPRLQDLRKTILELLIARCPEVMVLKDIARKLGIKPGGMPVMDQDKKRCILCGKCVRVCKEVIRKSAVSFVYRGNERKVSAPFDMQSEDCIGCTSCSFICPAWAIKVETHKDQKYLVPWKTAVDLAHCTECGVSYIPQKVKSYLMKGKPGIPEDYQTLCPDCRRKHTGERVLRKGQNFWRHL from the coding sequence ATGATGCAATTAACAATAGACGGTCAGGTGCTCGATGCAAAGGAGGACATGACCATCCTGGAACTGGCAAATCGGCAGGGTATCTATATTCCCCAGCTTTGTTACCATCCCGCCTTAAGTAATTTTGGGGCCTGCCGCATCTGTATCGTTGAGATTGAAAAAGACGGAAAAACCAAGATAGAGGCAGCCTGTACCTATCCGGCAGAGGAAGGTGTGGTGGTACGCACCAATTCTCCACGGCTTCAAGATCTGCGTAAGACTATCCTGGAGCTGCTCATTGCCAGATGTCCGGAAGTAATGGTTTTAAAGGATATCGCCCGTAAGCTGGGCATCAAACCAGGAGGGATGCCGGTCATGGATCAGGACAAAAAACGGTGTATTCTTTGCGGCAAATGTGTCCGGGTATGCAAAGAAGTGATCAGGAAAAGCGCCGTCAGCTTTGTCTACCGGGGGAATGAACGTAAAGTTTCCGCCCCTTTCGACATGCAGTCGGAGGATTGCATCGGCTGTACATCATGCAGCTTTATTTGTCCTGCCTGGGCCATAAAGGTAGAGACGCACAAGGATCAAAAATATCTGGTGCCCTGGAAAACTGCCGTTGACCTGGCTCATTGTACCGAGTGCGGGGTTTCCTATATTCCTCAGAAGGTAAAATCTTATTTAATGAAAGGAAAGCCGGGTATTCCGGAGGATTACCAGACCCTTTGTCCTGATTGCCGCCGCAAACATACGGGGGAGCGTGTGCTCAGGAAGGGGCAAAACTTTTGGAGGCATCTTTGA
- the cooS gene encoding anaerobic carbon-monoxide dehydrogenase catalytic subunit, which yields MDIDRLNQRSTDPAVQEMIQKAEKDGIETVWDRFESQEPQCGFGNLGLCCRHCLQGPCRINPFGEEPKAGICGATADTMVARGLDRAIAAGTAAHSGHAKHLAHTLKKMAKGEVKDYRIKDEGKLLGVAQRMGIETKERPAQEIALDLAEAALADFHEKDTPVMWAATTVTEKRVQVLKDLDLVPKGIDHEISEIMHRTLYGVDADPLNLLMGGIRCAVADLAGSYMGTDLSDILFGTPTPVVTEANLGTIKEDQVNIAVHGHNPVLSDILVTVAREMADEAGAAGAKGVNLVGICCTGNEIMMRHGIPSCTHSVSSEMALITGAVDAMVVDYQCIMPSLATVAECMGTTLITTMDICKIPGATHLEFKEETAAENAREVIRIGIKNFQRRQGKKTSIPTKKETVAAGFSTEAIIGALAKLDGENPLKPLVDNIVSGNIRGVCLFAGCNNAKVPQDHNFITIAKRMLRENVLVLATGCGAGALMRHGFMDPANVDQLCGDKIKGVLTAIGEANGLGGPLPPVLHMGSCVDNSRPVAVAVAVANYLGVDTDKLPVVASAAEAVSEKAVSIGCYAVAAGLPTHVGVMLPVLGSPLVTKVLTEKIGDLTGGYFIVDLDPESAAEKLLAAIDERRIGLGI from the coding sequence GTGGATATTGATAGATTAAATCAAAGAAGTACGGACCCGGCGGTTCAGGAGATGATTCAAAAGGCAGAAAAGGATGGGATTGAAACGGTTTGGGATCGTTTTGAAAGTCAAGAACCTCAGTGCGGTTTTGGTAATCTGGGTTTGTGCTGCCGCCATTGTCTCCAGGGGCCATGCCGCATTAATCCCTTTGGTGAGGAACCTAAGGCCGGTATTTGCGGAGCGACCGCAGATACCATGGTGGCCCGGGGTCTCGACCGGGCCATTGCTGCCGGCACTGCCGCCCACTCCGGTCATGCCAAGCATCTGGCCCATACCTTAAAGAAAATGGCTAAAGGAGAGGTCAAGGATTACCGCATTAAAGATGAGGGAAAACTTCTTGGTGTAGCCCAGAGAATGGGCATTGAAACAAAGGAACGGCCAGCTCAGGAGATCGCTTTGGACTTAGCAGAAGCAGCTTTGGCAGATTTCCATGAAAAGGATACCCCGGTGATGTGGGCGGCCACGACGGTAACAGAAAAAAGGGTACAGGTGCTGAAAGACCTGGATCTGGTACCTAAGGGGATTGATCATGAGATTTCGGAGATTATGCACCGTACCCTTTATGGCGTGGATGCGGATCCCTTGAATCTTCTTATGGGCGGTATAAGATGCGCCGTGGCGGATTTGGCCGGCAGTTATATGGGCACGGATTTGTCGGATATCCTGTTTGGCACGCCCACACCGGTGGTTACAGAGGCAAATCTGGGTACTATCAAAGAGGATCAGGTAAATATTGCCGTCCACGGACATAATCCGGTGCTGTCGGATATTTTAGTGACTGTTGCCCGGGAAATGGCAGATGAGGCCGGGGCAGCTGGGGCCAAAGGAGTCAATCTGGTGGGTATTTGCTGTACGGGGAATGAAATCATGATGCGTCACGGTATCCCTTCCTGTACGCATTCCGTCAGTTCGGAAATGGCGCTGATTACCGGTGCGGTGGATGCCATGGTGGTTGATTATCAATGTATTATGCCATCACTAGCAACAGTGGCGGAATGTATGGGCACAACTTTGATCACTACCATGGATATTTGTAAAATTCCCGGAGCCACGCATCTGGAGTTCAAAGAGGAAACGGCGGCAGAGAATGCCCGGGAAGTCATTCGCATCGGCATAAAGAATTTTCAGCGCCGTCAAGGGAAAAAGACCAGTATTCCCACAAAAAAAGAAACGGTGGCGGCTGGTTTCTCCACCGAAGCCATTATTGGTGCTCTGGCTAAATTAGACGGGGAAAATCCTTTAAAACCTTTGGTAGACAATATTGTCTCCGGCAATATCAGAGGGGTATGTTTGTTTGCCGGATGTAATAATGCCAAGGTGCCTCAGGATCATAATTTTATTACTATCGCCAAAAGAATGCTCAGGGAAAATGTTTTGGTGCTGGCCACAGGTTGCGGTGCCGGAGCCTTAATGCGCCATGGTTTTATGGATCCGGCCAATGTGGACCAGCTTTGCGGCGACAAAATTAAAGGGGTGCTGACCGCGATTGGTGAGGCCAATGGCTTGGGCGGTCCTTTGCCTCCCGTATTACACATGGGATCCTGTGTGGATAATTCTCGCCCGGTTGCGGTGGCGGTAGCCGTGGCTAATTATCTGGGGGTAGATACAGATAAATTGCCCGTGGTGGCATCGGCTGCGGAAGCAGTTTCGGAAAAGGCCGTCTCCATTGGTTGTTATGCTGTGGCCGCAGGTCTGCCTACTCATGTAGGGGTGATGCTTCCGGTATTAGGCAGTCCCTTGGTGACCAAAGTGTTGACGGAGAAAATCGGGGATCTTACCGGCGGATATTTTATTGTTGATTTGGATCCTGAATCCGCCGCCGAGAAGTTACTGGCGGCCATTGACGAAAGGCGCATTGGTCTGGGAATCTAA
- a CDS encoding CGGC domain-containing protein yields MKIGILVREETMQKCTGKGCLSAFQKRKDSFARYDEPLELLAFTHVGGELEHKITRMINNEISVVHLSSCLRTKSPDYEALAERLAEHFDVVGYTHGSAEGKKRETIMRTKKPKVQTSEG; encoded by the coding sequence ATGAAAATTGGAATTTTAGTACGTGAGGAAACGATGCAAAAATGTACAGGCAAGGGCTGTTTAAGTGCTTTTCAGAAAAGAAAGGATTCCTTTGCCCGTTATGATGAGCCTTTGGAGCTTTTGGCTTTTACCCATGTGGGCGGAGAGTTGGAGCATAAAATAACAAGAATGATTAATAATGAGATCTCGGTGGTACATTTATCTTCCTGTCTCAGAACTAAATCACCGGACTATGAGGCTTTGGCCGAGCGCTTGGCTGAGCATTTTGATGTTGTTGGTTACACACATGGTTCAGCTGAGGGGAAGAAGAGAGAGACGATAATGCGCACAAAAAAACCTAAAGTGCAAACATCAGAAGGATAA